One window of the Vigna radiata var. radiata cultivar VC1973A chromosome 1, Vradiata_ver6, whole genome shotgun sequence genome contains the following:
- the LOC106762556 gene encoding probable leucine-rich repeat receptor-like protein kinase At1g35710, with protein sequence MVVFVHLCWFSLSLCKETLCIESEKETLLKLKHSLKDPSNLLSSWNVSANPNCCQWVGVVCNNVTSHVEELDLSTGLFNRFEPFQGTIPDVWGNITSLVWLDFSYHQLEGLIPTSLGSVTSLVVLDLSNNLLEGPIPTSFGNLSSLVTLDVSNNKLKGSIPTFLQNVTSLVTLDLSHNQLEGPITISLGSMISLDTLDLSNNQFEGPIPSSLGNVTSLATLDLSNNQLEGSIPTFSGSVTSLIELNLSYNKLSSLTDQFGVYESISILDFSNNKIGGEFPKSLGKLSSLTQLSVSKNQLSGNPFETLRLLYGLIILDIGDNHFEGVVMEDHLSNLTRLKEFYASGNNFTLKVGKYAI encoded by the exons ATGGTTGTGTTTGTTCATCTATGTTGGTTTTCCCTTAGCTTGTGCAAAGAAACATTGTGTATTGAAAGTGAGAAAGAGACACTGCTGAAGTTGAAGCATAGTCTCAAAGATCCTTCAAATTTGCTTTCTTCTTGGAATGTTTCTGCCAATCCCAATTGCTGCCAGTGGGTTGGAGTTGTGTGCAACAACGTCACATCCCATGTTGAAGAGCTTGACCTCAGTACTGGATTATTTAATAGAT TTGAACCATTTCAAGGAACTATTCCTGATGTATGGGGAAATATTACTTCATTGGTTTGGCTTGATTTCTCGTATCATCAACTTGAAGGGCTTATTCCAACTTCTTTAGGAAGTGTGACTTCTCTCGTTGTACTCGATCTGTCGAACAATCTACTTGAAGGTCCAATTCCAACTTCTTTCGGAAATTTGTCTTCTCTTGTTACACTTGATGTGtcaaataataaacttaaagGCTCAATTCCAACTTTTTTGCAAAATGTGACTTCTTTGGTCACTCTTGATTTGTCACACAATCAACTTGAAGGTCCAATCACAATTTCTTTGGGAAGTATGATTTCTCTTGATACACTTGATCTATCAAATAATCAATTCGAAGGACCAATTCCATCTTCTTTAGGAAATGTGACTTCTCTTGCCACACTTGATTTATCAAATAATCAACTTGAAGGTTCAATTCCAACGTTTTCAGGTAGTGTTACTTCTTTAATTGAGCTTAATCTCTCATACAATAAACTTTCAAGTCTGACAGATCAATTTGGGGTTTATGAAAGCATTTCGATACTAGATTTTAGTAACAACAAAATTGGTGGAGAATTTCCAAAATCACTTGGAAAACTTTCATCACTGACACAACTTTCTGTGTCTAAAAATCAACTTAGTGGAAACCCATTTGAAACTCTTAGACTGCTTTATGGATTGATAATCCTTGATATTGGTGATAATCATTTTGAAGGTGTTGTCATGGAAGATCATCTTTCAAATCTTACCCGCTTGAAGGAGTTTTATGCATCTGGAAACAATTTCACTCTAAAAGTGG GCAAGTATGCTATTTAG